The proteins below are encoded in one region of Chrysemys picta bellii isolate R12L10 chromosome 4, ASM1138683v2, whole genome shotgun sequence:
- the LOC112060640 gene encoding zinc finger protein 572-like, translating into MSLLPPELGEPLTICSQCGKSYRLSTQFLRHQQTHVREKPFKCDECGKSFVDSSALLTHRRVHTGERPYRCADCGRSFSRSSNLIRHQRTHRGLRPHQCPDCGKSFAEASCFLQHRHSHAGERPYLCPDCGKCFRHRSVLLAHRRTHLGERPYTCSDCGRSFHQSSQLSAHCRAHLGVRPFQCPDCGKSFLDSSSLIIHQRIHTGEKPYRCPECGRSFSRSSNLLRHQRLHAREQPFKCPQCGRSFQDGSGLAQHEGSHLKAKTYQCTQCGKGFSQSATLIRHQRIHTGERPYTCSECGKSFSQSSTLFRHRRIHTGERPYKCPQCGKSFIESSALIQHQRSHT; encoded by the coding sequence ATGTCCCTCTTGCCACCCGAGCTGGGGGAGCCGCTGACCATCTGCAGCCAGTGCGGGAAGAGCTACCGCCTGAGCACCCAGTTCCTGCGGCACCAGCAGACCCACGTCCGTGAAAAACCCTTCAAGTGCGAtgagtgcgggaagagcttcgtGGACAGCTCGGCCCTGCTCACGCACCGGCGTgtccacaccggggagcggccctacCGCTGTGCCGACTGTGGCCGGAGCTTCAGCCGCAGCTCCAACCTGATCCGGCACCAGCGCACCCACCGGGGACTGCGGCCCCACCAGTGCCCTGACTGCGGGAAGAGCTTCGCTGAGGCCTCGTGCTTCCTGCAGCACCGGCACTCCCACGCAGGCGAGCGCCCCTACCTCTGCCCTGACTGCGGGAAGTGCTTCCGCCACCGCTCCGTCCTCCTGGCCCACCGCCGCACCCACCTCGGGGAGCGGCCCTACACCTGCTCCGATTGCGGGAGAAGCTTCCACCAGAGCTCCCAGCTCTCCGCCCACTGCCGGGCTCACCTGGGCGTCAGGCCCTTCCAGTGCCCTGACTGTGGGAAGAGCTTCTTGGACAGTTCCTCTCTGATCATCCACCAGCGCATCCACACCGGAGAGAAACCCTACAGGTGCCCCGAGTGCGGGCGTAGCTTCAGCCGCAGCTCCAACCTCCTCCGGCATCAGCGCCTCCATGCCAGGGAGCAGCCCTTCAAGTGTCCCCAGTGCGGGCGGAGCTTCCAGGATGGCTCGGGCCTGGCTCAGCATGAGGGGTCCCACCTGAAAGCTAAGACGTACCAGTGCACCCAGTGTGGGAAGGGTTTCAGCCAGAGCGCCACCCTCATTAGGCATCAGAGAAttcacaccggggagcggccctacacctgctctgagtgcgggaagagcttcagccAGAGCTCCACCCTCTTCCGACACCGGAGGATCCACACAGGCGAAAGGCCCTACAAGTGTCcccagtgtgggaaaagcttcatcgAGAGCTCGGCCCTGATCCAGCATCAGAGAAGTCACACGTGA